A single Saccopteryx bilineata isolate mSacBil1 chromosome 11, mSacBil1_pri_phased_curated, whole genome shotgun sequence DNA region contains:
- the RAB27B gene encoding ras-related protein Rab-27B — MTDGDYDYLIKLLALGDSGVGKTTFLYRYTDNKFNPKFITTVGIDFREKRVVYNTHGPSGSAGKAFKVHLQLWDTAGQERFRSLTTAFFRDAMGFLLMFDLTSQQSFLNVRNWMSQLQANAYCENPDIILIGNKADLPDQREVNERQARDLADKYGIPYFETSAATGQNVEKAVETLLDLIMKRMEQCVEKTQVPDTVNGGSSGKLDGEKPTEKKCAC, encoded by the exons ATGACCGATGGGGACTATGATTATCTGATCAAACTCCTGGCCCTTGGAGATTCGGGGGTGGGGAAGACGACATTTCTTTATCGATACACAGACAATAAATTCAATCCCAAATTCATCACAACAGTAGGAATAGACTTTCGGGAAAAACGTGTG GTTTATAACACTCACGGGCCCAGTGGATCAGCAGGGAAGGCGTTCAAGGTGCACCTTCAGCTTTGGGACACTGCAGGACAAGAGCG ATTCCGGAGCCTCACGACTGCATTTTTCAGAGATGCCATGGGTTTCTTATTGATGTTTGACCTCACCAGTCAACAGAGTTTCTTAAATGTCAGAAACTGGATGA GCCAACTGCAAGCAAACGCTTATTGTGAAAACCCAGATATAATATTAATTGGCAACAAGGCAGACCTGCCTGATCAAAGGGAAGTCAACGAGCGGCAAGCCCGGGACCTGGCTGACAAGTATGG AATACCATATTTTGAAACAAGTGCAGCAACTGGCCAGAATGTGGAGAAAGCTGTGGAAACTCTTCTGGACTTAATAATGAAGCGAATGGAACAGTGTGTAGAGAAGACACAAGTCCCCGACACTGTCAATGGGGGAAGCTCTGGAAAGCTAGATGGGGAAAAACCAACAGAGAAGAAATGTGCCTGCTAG